In the Mastacembelus armatus chromosome 16, fMasArm1.2, whole genome shotgun sequence genome, TCAACTTGTGTGTTGAGCCAAGTGCGATGCCTCATGTGggatttattgtttgtgttgtcAGGGGATCGCTCAGCctcactgtgtgtttcagcttttCCCTGTCAACACAAACCTTCCAGGACTGAGTTCCTGTTTGCTGTTGCTTCATTCAAGGGACCTTCCTACTGACTTTCTATGTGAGATACAGATCCATATTGTTATTTAATCATTACCAGGCCTGTAGGGGTACAGTTTTTACACTATAGAAATATTCCATAAGATACCATAATATGTTTCAATACATAACACATTGTCAGTACCTTGCAGTACTGAACATACAGTggttattttttaattcttgGTTAACAAGACCATCATGAATCCCAAAAATCCAGCATGAGCCAATTTAAAGTGTAAGTAAACAAGGCTCAGAAACTGACAATATTTGGTGTCAGTTTTTAGAGCCAGAACAGACAAATTTAGATGTTAAATGCACTGGTAACCATGGTAACTCTGTGCACCATAACAGCAAGCCTATCAGCTGCATCTGTAGGAAAGTCAGCACAGAAGTGGTTACAGGTATCTTGATGTTAAAGGGATCTGTGCAGCTCTGCTGGAGCTTTGTCACAGTGATGTCCTCAGTTATTTCAGCCTGAAAACAGGATGTCTGCATTACAACTGGAGATACCGAGTTTCAAAGCAGTAGGTATTTAAGAGGTAGAGAGAATCTAATGTAAGATATTattgagttgcattatgggaaatgcagTGTTTTGACTCATTGGGGGCAGTGTGGCCTTTGTTCAGCAGCTCTGTTAGTTAACACTAAATAAAGCACAGCATGGCTCTGAGCTGTAATCAGAGAAACGTCTGTTGAGTTGGTGGAGTGTAGTGTTTACTCCCGCCCCACTTTTCTCTGCTCCCTAACTTTCTATATTTGTCTGAATAATCTACTAAATATAACTTACGGAAAGTCTTTATAATCTGATATTTTTGTAAGACACATGAGGAGGAAATAAATTCATAAATCTTTTGTATTTAAGGCAGTGACGTGTTAAAATAAAGGGCTGAAAAATCAAATTCAGATTTCAGTTTCCTGTGCCTTGTGTGTGCCTACAGGCAGTCCTGGCCCACCAGAATGGACATGCACCAGGACATAGAGGACAGCTTGGCAGCATCCTCCATCTCCCACGCTGGAGGCCCCCAGTCCCCAGCTCGCAGCACTGAGAACCTACTCAATGGACATCGCTCCAAGGGAATGATGGAGCTGGGCCGACGAGAGGAAACAACGGTGACAGACTCTCCAGGGCCGCCAGCACAGGTACTGTCTTTATCACCCATTATTCCACTGGGGAAGAAGATTTTTTTCGCTTGCGGTGTTGCCTACATGATTAAAGCTGAGCATCTGCTGTTGAATGCAACGCACATCCTGTTTTCACTTCTTTAATGTATTTGGTTGTTCTTCATGAAAATGTCATTCCAGGGAGCCTGTGCTACCACCTCTGGACCTGGATCTGGGACCATCAGGGCTCCTACTCCctcaacatcagcagcagccaaACAGCGGACTTGTCTGTTCAGGTCTGATCAGTTTGAACTAGTTTGTTTGATATCATAATAGGTTCTCTTGTTGTGTACTACCTGATAAAGTGAGGAGTTGTGTTAGCTGTAGATACAAGGTTTGGAATCACGCCAGTTACTTGAAGGTCTCCACAGTCTTGGAAAACTTGGTTGAAATTGAGCATGTGTGCTGTCTGGTTGTCTCTcagggtggaggaggatgaggaggaggaggaagagcaggatCCATCTCCCCTCCCAACCCAGGTGATCCTGCGCCGCAAGCCCCCCTCCATCACCAACAGGCTCACCTCCAGGAAGAGCGCCCCGGTGCTCAACCAAATCTTTGAGGAGGAGGGCGAGTCTGATGATGACTTCGACATGGACGAGGGTCTGCCGCCCAAGCTCAGCCGCCTCAAGATGAACATGGCTGGGAATGCCACCAGCCTGAGCTCCGGGGCTGGCTCCTCCTCGTCCCCAGGGTCCACGCAAAAGCGCTACCCCCGGCGTAAGAGCCAGGGGAGGGGGTCATCATGTTCCAGCTCTGAGACGAGTGACGACGACTCTGAGAGCCACCGGAGACGACTGGATAAAGATTCAGGCTTTGGTTACGGCTGGAACAGAAGGGACAGCAGCGAGGGGCCACCTGGCAGCTCAGGAGGCAATGGGGGAGGCAGCAGTTCAGGACAGGGGAAGCCTCCTGGAGAGGGAGGGGGCACCTCTGGTCCAGATCGGGGGAGTCCTCCTGGAGGGGGTGGGAATGGAAGTGGAGGACAAGGCGGTGATGAGGGGGGGcatgggggaggaggagggggtaaTAAAGGACAAGACAGCCCCTCCAGCTGTTGCAACAACAGTAAGACTACCAACCCTTCCCTCAGCTCTCTGTCCCGATCCTCCCGCACAGCGAGCCGCAGcacagagctggtggagagCCTGAAGCTGATGAGCCTGTGCCTCAGCTCCCAGCTGCAGCACCACCGTGGGGGGCGGGTAGGGCGAGGGGGAGGatgtggaggtggaggggggaAGTTCATCATAGACCCTCGCAGCCTCTCAGGAGGCAGCGTGAAAACCCAGGAGAAATCAGCATGGAAGATGTGCATCGGCTCCACCAGTAGCCTGGACACCATCACACTCCCAACCACTACGGCCACTGCCCTGCCTCGCACCCACGCCGCCCAGCATCACCACCGCAAAACGGCGCTGCACGCAGGGCTGGACACCAGAGACGCTCACAGCAACCTGAGCGCGTTGAAAAGCGGCGTGCTTCAACTACCTCTGTGTGAGAAGACCATCTCTGTCAACATCCAGCGGGGCGGAGGCTCCAGGGATGGACTGCTCTGTACCTCAGCTCCAGCCAGCTGCTGCCAGGTTATTTGAAGCTGTCTGCCAGTCTGTGGACCACCCTGccacaccccacacacacagctgaaaacCAGTCTGTGCCACCTCTCCACCTTTTCTAATCCTCTCATCGCATCTTTAATTGAACATGTTGCTCCACCTAATGcatccagctgcagcagatagCATAGCTGTCTCTGCTCTggcctctctgctctgctccacaTCTCCTCCCCCACTTCTGTGTTATGctttctgttcctctgtctgagGTGCACGTTTTCCTTGTTTTATGTCTCACAGCTGCTTTTTCAGATTAGCTGAActaattttttttctacctttttAATATGAGTATGCTGGTTTTAGAACACATTCAACTGTGGGGGCCTTGACAGTAACTACTTAGAAGATGGGAAACTGTGGTAAAAGTTCACCACTTTCCTAGAATTATGGAGTATTAGGGCCACTGAGAAGGAACAATACTTTGTTGTAACATTACAAAAAgatcttatttaaaaaaaaaagaaggaaatctTCTAAAAAGTTCTAATAAAGTTGTAGTTTTACccaaaaagaaatgtaatattGCACATTTTTTGAAAGCAAGGTCTTAAATATTTGAGGTcttaatttaacaaaaatattattagatcaaattatcatttttcaaattatttgtaaaattgaaaaaataagccatattttggaaaaaaaaaatcaacccaTTTCTCTTGAGAATAAAGATTTGtttctcaaaatattttttcaaaaaactCGAAATATGACCTTTTATTAAACAACTTACAAGAAATATCACTTTCTCCTAATTAACCTGATtttaaaattagcatttttttctCCAAGAATTGGCTTTTCTTTTGGAATCTAAATTCTTTGTcagattttattgttgtgaTATTGACTCATTAATCATTCACTAATTAATTAACTCTCACATTTACTCCTCACAGTGGTCCTAAAAACTAGTGAGCAGCACCTTGCATTAAAAAGAACAAGCACTCAAAAAGAGCTGCACTGTAGCAGGCAGCTGAGAGGAGGAAAGCATTGATCTGAACatccttccctccttccttcaCCTCTAACCTTTGTCTCCCTCAGTGTTTAGCTGGCAGCAATTTCACTGATCAGACAACAACTGCATTCAGGTATCTGTGACCACATCTGCCCATGAGGGGAAGAGGAAAGGTTTTAATTTGAATGACCTCTGACTCTGAGTCTGGACTCCACATTGCACTCAGACAatctgatttgttgtttttgtttttatttttttttttaaatatttcttacTGGATTGAATTCCGTTCCATCCGGTCACGTTACTTTGTCACAACCCTTTAAATCGGGACAAGTGTCTCTTTACAGAGACAACACATTTTAGTGTTTGAACGAGAAAGCACGAGCAAACCTGGgggtttgtcagtgtgtgtgtgtgtgtgcactcctCTGTGGCAGCAAACGGCTGATTTTATTGATACTGTAGCAACAACGCTCATCACCAACAAGTTTGGAAATGTTACTGCTGAACGTATATTTAAATATGaggtattatttttttattcctgaCATTGTGTTGCTGTAGTTGCTGATAGAAAACTGTGTCTAACTGTGGAAACCTGAACACAATACCAGTATCCAAGTAGTTTGTTCTGATTTGACCTCTGCTGGCTTCTTTTAGTCTCACCTGCACTCACCTGCAGTGTGTACTgaatatgtatatacagtaagtTGGAaagtaaagtttatttttaaaacgtGTACATGTTTTTGAGTgatctgctgttttaaaatgttggcAGGGGTCTGTATGAGCAGAGGTCAGAATaagcgtgcgtgtgtgtgtgtgtgtgtgtgtgtgtgtgcgccagGTGAGTGGGTAGGAGCTCACCTGGCACGGGAGGAAAAGCTGACCAGATATGAacaaatgaaagagaagaaaagggaaTTGAGGAAATTGTTAAAGGGCATTGGCAATAAGCTATAATGTGTGTTGCAGCTATCTGTACAGAAACATttgtcattagttttttttttttttttttaaattccaaacTTGTGCAGCCTTACAGTGGCCACATtggactgaaaagaaaagaagcagagctgttttcaatattttctctctttggttcttgtctgtgttttctttttgaaaacCAAATGTATATAGAGTTGTAAATATGGTGCTCTGTCTCTATCTAGAACAGCAGAGTGAACCTTTAGGTGCATAGctgtacagtaatctagccttatGATAATTAGTAATACTGTATGGGTGTCACCGTGTGAGGAAAAATGACAATTTCTACTCGTACTGTCAGGTCTctttgactgttgtcttactcAGCTGTATCCAGGTGAATGATGTGCATGTGCTTAAATGTTAGACATTCAGTGAcactgagaggagagagaatCTGCCACAGAAACGTTAC is a window encoding:
- the snrka gene encoding SNF-related serine/threonine-protein kinase, with the protein product MAGFKRGYDGKIAGLYDLDKTLGRGHFAVVKLARHVFTGEKVAVKVIDKTKLDTVATGHLFQEVRCMKLVQHPNIVRLYEVIDTQTKLYLILELGDGGDMFDYIMKHEEGLNEELAKKYFAQIVHAISYCHRLHVVHRDLKPENVVFFEKQGLVKLTDFGFSNKFQPGKKLTTSCGSLAYSAPEILLGDEYDAPAVDIWSLGVILFMLVCGQPPFQEANDSETLTMIMDCKYTVPAHVSSACKDLIDRMLQRDPKQRASLEEIESHPWLQGVDPSPATKYNTPLVSHKNLSEEEHNSIIQRMVLGDIADRETIIEALETNKYNHITATYYLLAERILREKQEKEVQTRSSSPSNIKAHFRQSWPTRMDMHQDIEDSLAASSISHAGGPQSPARSTENLLNGHRSKGMMELGRREETTVTDSPGPPAQGACATTSGPGSGTIRAPTPSTSAAAKQRTCLFRVEEDEEEEEEQDPSPLPTQVILRRKPPSITNRLTSRKSAPVLNQIFEEEGESDDDFDMDEGLPPKLSRLKMNMAGNATSLSSGAGSSSSPGSTQKRYPRRKSQGRGSSCSSSETSDDDSESHRRRLDKDSGFGYGWNRRDSSEGPPGSSGGNGGGSSSGQGKPPGEGGGTSGPDRGSPPGGGGNGSGGQGGDEGGHGGGGGGNKGQDSPSSCCNNSKTTNPSLSSLSRSSRTASRSTELVESLKLMSLCLSSQLQHHRGGRVGRGGGCGGGGGKFIIDPRSLSGGSVKTQEKSAWKMCIGSTSSLDTITLPTTTATALPRTHAAQHHHRKTALHAGLDTRDAHSNLSALKSGVLQLPLCEKTISVNIQRGGGSRDGLLCTSAPASCCQVI